In Thunnus thynnus chromosome 4, fThuThy2.1, whole genome shotgun sequence, a genomic segment contains:
- the LOC137181445 gene encoding green-sensitive opsin-like: MENGTEGKNFYIPMNNRTGLVRSPFEYPQYYLGDPILFKLLAAYMFFLICTGFPINALTLVVTAQNKKLRQPLNFILVNLAVAGLIMVCFGFTITFVTAINGYFVFGPLGCAVEGFMATLGGQVALWSLVVLAVERYIVVCKPMGSFKFTGTHAGVGVAFTWIMAMSCAAPPLGGWSRYIPEGLQCSCGPDYYTLAPSYNNESYVMYMFICHFCVPVGTIFFTYGSLVLTVKAAAAQQQDSASTQKAEKEVTRMCVLMVIGFLVAWTPYASFAAWIFFNKGAAFSATAMAIPAFFSKSSALFNPIIYVLMNKQFRNCMLTTVGMGGMVEDETSVSTSKTEVSTAS; the protein is encoded by the exons ATGGAGAACGGCACAGAGGGCAAGAACTTCTACATCCCCATGAACAACAGGACGGGGCTTGTGAGGAGTCCTTTTGAGTATCCACAGTACTACCTTGGAGATCCAATCCTGTTCAAACTGCTGGCTGCCTACATGTTTTTCCTGATCTGCACTGGCTTCCCCATCAACGCTCTGACTCTGGTGGTCACAGCTCAGAACAAGAAGCTGCGGCAACCTCTCAACTTTATCCTGGTCAACCTGGCTGTGGCTGGACTGATCATGGTCTGCTTTGGGTTCACCATCACCTTTGTAACTGCCATCAATGGCTACTTCGTTTTCGGACCATTGGGCTGTGCCGTTGAGGGATTCATGGCCACTTTGGGAG GTCAAGTTGCTCTCTGGTCTCTGGTGGTTCTGGCTGTTGAGAGATACATTGTTGTCTGCAAACCCATGGGAAGCTTCAAGTTCACTGGAACTCACGCAGGAGTTGGAGTTGCTTTCACCTGGATCATGGCTATGTCTTGTGCTGCCCCTCCACTGGGTGGCTGGTCCAG GTACATCCCTGAGGGTCTGCAGTGTTCTTGTGGACCTGACTACTACACTCTGGCCCCAAGCTACAACAACGAGTCATACGTCATGTACATGTTCATCTGCCACTTCTGTGTTCCAGTGGGCACCATCTTCTTTACGTATGGAAGCCTTGTGCTGACAGTCAAAGCT gcagcagctcagcagcagGACTCAGCATCCACCCAGAAAGCTGAGAAAGAGGTGACACGTATGTGCGTCCTGATGGTTATTGGATTCTTGGTGGCCTGGACTCCATATGCCAGCTTTGCTGCATGGATCTTCTTTAACAAGGGAGCTGCATTCTCAGCTACAGCCATGGCTATCCCTGCTTTCTTCTCAAAGAGCTCAGCATTGTTCAACCCAATCATCTATGTGCTGATGAACAAACAG TTCCGTAATTGCATGCTCACCACAGTTGGAATGGGTGGTATGGTTGAGGATGAGACCTCAGTATCAACCAGCAAGACAGAAGTATCCACTGCGTCTTAA